The region GCCAGAGAGGCGTACCAAGCCCCTCTCTGCCTGACTTCCTCTTCGCTGACTTGGGTTACGAAGATTTTTTTCAAAAAATCTTGGACCGTCAGACCTGAAGAGAACCTCGAAGCGGTGGAAGTGGGAAGCACGTGGTTTGGACCGATCCCATAATCACCGAAGGCTTCCGCAGAAAAGCTTCCCAGAAAGATCGAACCGGCACTCTTCACATCGCTCAACAGCGACCAAGGATCTTTCGTCATCAACTGCAGATGTTCCGGTGAAAAGATGTTGGAAATCTTCACCGCATCTTTGATATCTTTCACCAAGATCGCCAAGCCGTTGCGTTCCAAACAGCTCCGTGCGGTGGACCTGGCCGGTTCATCCAGCTCGCTCAGCTGTTTCGAAAGTTCTTCCATCGTTCCATCCAACAGATCTTCATCGTTCGTGATCAGGCAAACTGTGGCATTTTCATCGTGTTCGGCTTGAGCGAGCATGTCTGATGCTACGAATCTGGCCTTCGCCAAGCCGTCCGCAACGATCAAAAGCTCCGTAGGGCCAGCGATGGAATCTATCCCACAATCTCCCACGATCAACCTTTTCGCACAGCTCACATAAATGTTTCCAGGCCCAACGATCTTGTCCACTCTCTTCACGATCTCTGTTCCGTAAGCCAGTGCGCTGATCGCGTGCGCCCCACCCATCTTGTAGATCTCTTCTATACCGAGCCTTCGACAGAGGTATAGAACATACGGAGAGATCTTTCCATCTTCCATGGCGGAGCATGCGACCACGATCCTCTCCACACCTGCGATTTTGGCTGGAACTGCACACATGATGAGGGTGGAAAAATAAACCTTCTTCCCAGCAGGTACGTAGATCGCCACACTCTCGAT is a window of Pseudothermotoga sp. DNA encoding:
- the hisD gene encoding histidinol dehydrogenase, yielding MKVLIEPTCEQIEKIVQKRRFELSQLEQNVKSIVEDVKKNGQVALEKYIAMYERCALKKEQIVVSKQELESVRVDERFERACEEFIERVEKFHSLHLERSIWRVNEFGSFTAYLVKPIESVAIYVPAGKKVYFSTLIMCAVPAKIAGVERIVVACSAMEDGKISPYVLYLCRRLGIEEIYKMGGAHAISALAYGTEIVKRVDKIVGPGNIYVSCAKRLIVGDCGIDSIAGPTELLIVADGLAKARFVASDMLAQAEHDENATVCLITNDEDLLDGTMEELSKQLSELDEPARSTARSCLERNGLAILVKDIKDAVKISNIFSPEHLQLMTKDPWSLLSDVKSAGSIFLGSFSAEAFGDYGIGPNHVLPTSTASRFSSGLTVQDFLKKIFVTQVSEEEVRQRGAWYASLARLEGFEAHARSIEVRLEGSR